In Chloracidobacterium sp., the following proteins share a genomic window:
- a CDS encoding VCBS repeat-containing protein: MRARRILFLLAASTMLVAAFAVKADAQKTFIVPHFIEKTGLVGSTQFTFDTTFFVTYLGGIGNTDLTPGASINLFIYDDLTGQPLKSLTNIDVCNPCSFSVSTANRKAIGNIEGIANSVGGLPRDNVTGSMIFNVTGDFDNIDTSAFVINSHTTAFDVSIQSVAVEDLTIDLRETTDGTTPFDYREDSMMPGQPFSFSTDLNAFYAGGLPGTSPGNGATVDLRLYDDLTDQPLLSMTGQPVCNPCSADLTNINRKRLFSFDELIRAAGGFPRADVRGFATVDITGDRKNVSLQGIGTNTHTGPNDVELYPLDPHALRHYDDNEVRVLHHIFEKGGTIFNTQFTFDTNISMTYTGGLPGFPTGTGATVDLTIFDEATGLPMKTATNQDVCNPCTTVLDTTTRKRTLVVDDEIVAKGGFGTENLKLGFGVLVIGGTDPQGVNIQGFVINAHTSPFDLSVFGFEAQPILGEPGALLEKAIDESAERPGGRSEGSRRILSTEYNYPHFRDRTGKASNTTFTYDSEFHAVYNGRNSANLELYLYDQMNSQPLMSLTNQPVCNPCHLPLNTTTRKRRIIVDDLITAAGGFPRLDVAGFARIKVTGDAGRVAILGMLVNAHSGPNDLSTSELRSRTNVRRTTDYDFNGDGRADIGLFRPSDLLGAMFYILHTGSNLFNAFRWGLPTDKPVPGDYDGDGKADYAVWRSVTTNADNLFIFLSETSTVRSEHFGVTGDDPSITGDFDGDGKADPAVYREGTTPGAQSNFYYRPSSIPGIDFRAMPWGINGDRPLRGDYDGDGKADVTVFRPSNGIWYILQSSTSSLRAEPWGLATDRFVPGDYDGDGRTDLAVFRGGVWHIKRSREDLYEALFWGAVNDLPVPGDFDGDGRIDIAVFRQGIWYILQSNGQTRIAAFGLDGDLPLPLFQ; the protein is encoded by the coding sequence ATGAGAGCACGCAGGATATTATTTCTACTGGCCGCATCGACGATGTTGGTGGCCGCGTTTGCCGTAAAGGCAGACGCACAAAAGACTTTTATCGTCCCCCATTTTATTGAAAAGACCGGATTGGTAGGGAGCACGCAGTTCACCTTCGACACGACGTTCTTCGTCACTTACCTCGGCGGGATCGGCAACACCGACCTCACTCCCGGTGCGTCGATCAATCTGTTCATCTATGACGATCTTACGGGCCAGCCGCTCAAATCATTGACCAACATAGATGTTTGTAATCCGTGCAGCTTTTCGGTGAGCACGGCAAACCGCAAAGCTATCGGCAACATCGAGGGAATTGCGAATTCTGTCGGCGGCTTGCCGCGCGATAACGTGACCGGCTCGATGATTTTTAACGTCACCGGCGATTTCGATAACATCGATACCAGTGCGTTTGTGATAAATTCGCACACCACGGCCTTTGATGTATCCATACAGTCTGTAGCTGTTGAAGATCTTACAATAGATCTCAGGGAGACCACAGATGGTACTACGCCATTCGATTACCGCGAGGACTCGATGATGCCGGGCCAGCCATTCTCATTCTCGACCGATCTTAATGCGTTTTATGCGGGCGGCTTGCCGGGAACATCGCCCGGAAACGGGGCAACGGTCGATCTGCGGCTCTATGACGACCTGACCGACCAACCGCTCCTCTCAATGACAGGCCAGCCTGTGTGCAATCCGTGCTCCGCCGATCTCACCAACATCAATAGAAAACGCCTATTCTCGTTCGACGAGCTGATCCGCGCAGCGGGCGGTTTCCCGCGCGCGGATGTTAGGGGCTTCGCGACGGTGGACATAACCGGCGACCGAAAAAATGTCTCTCTGCAGGGTATTGGCACGAATACCCATACCGGCCCAAACGATGTCGAATTGTATCCATTAGATCCGCACGCCTTGCGACATTATGATGATAATGAAGTTAGGGTTCTCCATCATATCTTTGAAAAAGGAGGCACGATCTTTAACACGCAATTCACTTTCGACACAAACATATCCATGACTTATACGGGCGGGTTGCCCGGCTTTCCGACAGGAACGGGGGCGACAGTTGACCTTACTATCTTTGATGAAGCCACGGGCTTGCCCATGAAAACCGCGACAAACCAAGACGTGTGCAATCCATGCACGACGGTCCTGGACACAACGACGCGAAAAAGAACGCTCGTCGTAGATGACGAGATCGTCGCAAAAGGCGGTTTCGGAACGGAAAACTTAAAGCTGGGCTTTGGAGTTCTTGTGATCGGCGGAACCGACCCGCAAGGCGTGAATATTCAGGGATTTGTTATCAACGCACATACAAGTCCGTTCGATCTGTCGGTCTTCGGTTTTGAGGCCCAGCCGATCCTCGGCGAACCGGGGGCCTTGCTCGAGAAAGCGATAGACGAATCTGCGGAAAGGCCCGGCGGCAGGAGCGAGGGCAGTCGCCGGATCTTGTCGACTGAATACAACTACCCGCACTTCCGCGACCGAACGGGAAAGGCGAGCAACACGACCTTCACCTACGACAGTGAGTTTCACGCCGTTTACAACGGAAGAAACTCCGCGAATCTCGAATTGTATCTATACGACCAGATGAATAGCCAGCCGCTGATGTCGCTGACCAATCAGCCCGTCTGCAACCCGTGTCATCTGCCGTTGAACACGACGACAAGGAAACGTCGCATCATAGTCGACGACCTCATAACGGCCGCCGGTGGATTTCCGCGTTTGGATGTTGCCGGATTCGCAAGGATAAAGGTAACCGGCGACGCCGGACGCGTCGCGATCCTCGGTATGCTGGTAAATGCGCATTCCGGCCCGAATGACCTCTCAACGTCCGAACTCCGAAGCCGGACGAACGTGCGACGCACGACCGATTACGACTTCAACGGCGACGGCCGGGCCGACATCGGCCTGTTCCGTCCGAGCGATCTGCTTGGAGCGATGTTCTATATCCTGCACACAGGCAGCAACCTCTTCAACGCATTCCGATGGGGGCTGCCTACGGACAAGCCGGTGCCCGGCGATTATGACGGTGACGGAAAGGCCGATTACGCCGTATGGCGTTCGGTCACGACGAACGCCGACAATCTGTTCATTTTCTTGAGCGAGACCTCGACCGTTCGAAGCGAGCATTTTGGTGTTACGGGCGATGATCCGTCGATTACGGGCGATTTTGACGGCGACGGCAAGGCCGATCCGGCGGTTTACCGTGAGGGTACGACTCCGGGAGCACAAAGTAACTTCTACTATCGGCCTTCCTCGATCCCTGGAATCGATTTTCGAGCCATGCCCTGGGGCATAAACGGCGACCGGCCGCTTCGGGGTGACTACGACGGTGACGGAAAAGCGGACGTTACGGTCTTTCGACCGTCCAACGGGATCTGGTACATCCTGCAGAGTTCGACAAGTTCGCTCCGCGCTGAGCCCTGGGGCCTGGCGACTGATAGATTTGTCCCCGGTGATTACGACGGTGACGGCCGCACGGACCTTGCGGTATTTCGCGGCGGCGTCTGGCACATAAAACGCAGTCGCGAAGACCTCTATGAAGCACTGTTTTGGGGCGCAGTGAATGACCTGCCTGTTCCGGGCGACTTTGACGGCGACGGGCGTATTGACATCGCCGTGTTCCGCCAGGGGATCTGGTATATCCTTCAATCCAACGGCCAAACGCGGATCGCTGCCTTTGGGCTCGACGGTGACCTACCTCTGCCGTTGTTTCAATAA
- a CDS encoding threonine/serine dehydratase: MLSLRDAIRPTTFIKSAKLRDYLGLDVTIASETFQHTGSFKFRAAYNVVLNSPNDEFVGVSSGNFGQALAYACKLLGRKCTVIMPHNSAKVKVDAVLAYGAEADLIDVKVISRTDRLEQFANERPDAYLASAFDDQLVIDGNSMLGDEIATHDFDAVVLPIGGGGLISGTIQSFARNGKATEIIGAEPLLANDAARSLRAGELIANATEPQTIADGTRTLSLGNLTWPIIRDGVTEIAEVPEEKIVEAVRLYYDLANLKCEATGALSLGAVLQDQARFIGKTICLVVSGGNVDPSVYSRLISRG, translated from the coding sequence ATGTTATCACTCCGCGACGCCATTCGACCTACGACATTCATTAAATCCGCAAAACTCCGCGATTACCTTGGACTGGATGTGACCATCGCCAGCGAGACGTTTCAGCACACGGGGAGCTTTAAGTTCCGCGCTGCATACAACGTCGTGCTGAATTCGCCGAATGACGAGTTTGTCGGCGTCTCATCGGGAAACTTCGGACAGGCCCTTGCCTATGCGTGCAAACTGCTGGGGCGAAAATGCACCGTCATAATGCCGCATAACTCAGCAAAGGTTAAGGTCGATGCCGTACTTGCGTACGGTGCGGAAGCCGATCTGATAGACGTTAAGGTCATCAGCCGGACCGACCGACTCGAACAGTTTGCCAACGAACGACCTGATGCATATCTCGCCAGCGCGTTTGATGATCAACTCGTGATCGACGGCAACTCGATGCTGGGCGACGAGATAGCGACACACGATTTCGACGCGGTCGTGCTGCCGATCGGCGGCGGCGGCCTGATCTCGGGCACGATCCAGAGTTTTGCACGAAACGGCAAGGCCACCGAGATCATCGGTGCCGAACCGCTGCTCGCAAACGACGCCGCCCGCAGTTTGCGAGCGGGCGAACTTATCGCCAACGCTACCGAACCACAAACCATCGCCGACGGCACGCGCACACTCTCGCTCGGTAACCTAACGTGGCCGATCATCAGAGACGGAGTGACAGAGATCGCTGAGGTACCTGAAGAGAAGATCGTTGAGGCTGTCAGGCTCTATTATGATCTAGCAAATCTCAAGTGCGAGGCCACAGGAGCCCTTAGCCTCGGTGCAGTCCTACAAGATCAGGCGAGGTTTATCGGTAAAACGATCTGTCTCGTCGTCAGCGGTGGCAATGTAGATCCGTCCGTTTACTCTAGGTTGATCAGTCGCGGATGA
- a CDS encoding VWA domain-containing protein yields the protein MGDFQVVSRRLSASVCRFVATCGVFLCCALASFAQLPSETPPDDPDAPVRIKTDLVTLTLTVTDQFNRYVSGLSKKHFSVTDDGLPQDITFFSDSDAPVSLGILFDVSGSMSGEKIGKARNALERFINTSHPSDEYFLIAFNSRAQLLLDRTRDGEAVLRKLTLIQPRDDTALYDAVYLGVERVTRGSHQKRAMLIISDGQDNASRYNFGEVRRLLKESDVVTYAVGIMDRGDASSTLGMQGQAFLDEISSVTGGKSFYPQSDVEMDEIFERIALELRHQYTIGYIPKDFQPNGKWRKVKVKVKPPRGLPRLTVRSREGYYATPNTKYR from the coding sequence ATGGGCGATTTTCAAGTAGTTTCTCGCCGACTTTCGGCATCGGTTTGTCGATTCGTGGCAACGTGCGGAGTATTTCTATGCTGTGCGTTAGCGTCGTTCGCGCAGCTGCCGTCTGAGACCCCACCCGACGATCCTGATGCGCCCGTTCGCATAAAGACAGACCTTGTCACACTAACCCTGACGGTCACCGACCAATTTAACCGTTATGTCTCGGGCCTCTCGAAGAAGCACTTTTCCGTCACTGATGACGGCCTTCCACAGGACATCACTTTCTTTAGCGACAGCGACGCTCCGGTGTCGCTTGGCATCCTCTTCGACGTCTCGGGGTCGATGAGCGGCGAAAAGATCGGCAAGGCACGCAACGCCCTCGAACGGTTTATCAACACCAGTCATCCTTCTGACGAATACTTCCTGATCGCATTCAATTCGCGTGCCCAATTGCTTCTCGACCGAACGCGCGACGGCGAAGCGGTGTTGAGAAAGCTGACTCTTATTCAACCTCGAGACGACACTGCGCTATATGACGCCGTCTATCTGGGCGTCGAACGTGTCACACGAGGAAGCCATCAAAAGCGAGCAATGCTGATCATAAGCGACGGCCAGGACAATGCGTCGCGATATAATTTTGGCGAGGTGCGCCGCTTGCTGAAAGAGTCAGATGTCGTCACCTATGCCGTTGGCATTATGGACAGAGGCGACGCAAGTTCGACTCTCGGAATGCAGGGTCAGGCATTTCTGGACGAGATCAGTTCGGTAACCGGCGGCAAGTCGTTCTACCCGCAGTCGGACGTTGAGATGGATGAGATATTCGAGAGGATCGCGCTCGAACTCCGGCATCAGTACACGATCGGCTACATACCAAAAGACTTCCAACCAAACGGAAAATGGCGTAAAGTAAAAGTTAAGGTCAAACCTCCCAGGGGTTTGCCGCGTCTAACCGTCCGCAGTCGCGAGGGCTACTATGCGACGCCAAATACCAAATATCGCTAG
- a CDS encoding VWA domain-containing protein, with protein sequence MNKSILPMLGTTLLACLLLTDSPVSNAAEGLPSPTPTPVGSPTVKPTPRIDDPDEIIKIDTELVNLNVRVVDRNNRPVNDLQENAFRIYEDGKLQQIDFFSKSEVPTNYGIVVDNSGSLRSQLEKVIEAGKVLVNMNRQNDETLIIRFVDSKKIEILQEFTSNKTDLNDALENMYIEGGQTAITDAVYLAVESIDEYQTSQRNEDRKRRALILVTDGEDRSSFYNEKQLFDLLRESEVQIYVVGFVDELSKDGGFISKSPQAKARAFLERMATESGGKAYFPSSPAELPNLAREISNELRTQYSIGYIPSNDRRDGTYRTIKVQVNDGPNAQKRIAITRAGRTADADGSTSPAPKSSPAPAKNP encoded by the coding sequence ATGAACAAAAGCATATTGCCGATGCTGGGCACGACGTTGCTCGCATGCCTGCTTCTGACCGACTCACCGGTCTCGAATGCCGCCGAAGGCCTTCCGAGCCCGACTCCGACACCGGTAGGCTCACCGACGGTCAAGCCGACACCTCGTATCGACGATCCGGACGAGATCATCAAGATCGACACAGAATTGGTCAACCTCAACGTCCGCGTCGTCGACAGGAATAACCGGCCAGTCAACGATTTGCAGGAGAACGCATTTCGGATCTACGAAGACGGCAAGCTACAGCAGATCGATTTTTTCTCAAAATCCGAAGTGCCGACAAACTACGGCATCGTCGTCGATAATTCCGGCTCTCTTCGTTCGCAGTTGGAAAAGGTAATCGAGGCAGGAAAGGTGCTCGTTAATATGAACCGCCAGAATGACGAGACACTCATCATTCGGTTTGTCGACAGCAAGAAGATCGAGATCCTCCAGGAGTTTACTTCCAACAAGACCGACCTTAATGATGCTCTCGAGAATATGTACATCGAGGGCGGCCAGACCGCGATCACTGATGCCGTCTACCTCGCTGTCGAGAGCATCGACGAATACCAGACCTCGCAGCGAAACGAAGACCGCAAGCGTCGCGCCCTGATCCTCGTCACGGACGGCGAGGACCGAAGCAGCTTCTATAATGAGAAACAGTTGTTCGACCTACTGCGTGAATCTGAGGTCCAGATCTACGTTGTCGGGTTTGTCGATGAACTAAGCAAGGACGGTGGCTTTATCAGCAAGAGCCCGCAAGCAAAAGCTCGTGCATTTCTTGAACGGATGGCTACCGAGAGCGGCGGCAAGGCATACTTCCCGTCAAGCCCCGCGGAACTTCCGAATCTCGCCCGCGAGATATCGAACGAGCTTCGCACGCAGTATTCCATCGGCTACATTCCGTCAAACGACCGCCGCGACGGCACCTACCGGACTATCAAGGTCCAAGTCAATGACGGCCCCAACGCCCAGAAACGGATCGCCATCACCCGAGCCGGCCGCACCGCCGACGCCGACGGATCAACTTCACCGGCGCCAAAATCATCGCCGGCACCGGCGAAGAATCCGTAG
- a CDS encoding type II/IV secretion system protein, with protein MNDFLDKEPPEVTEAKSLAKRYRMPFIDLLPPEQESPVDIEELAVIPVDLMLRNQFVPLRRDGNNLHAAMADPTNLERLDELENVLNVRIVPYVATAGAIDVVLRKGDSTSRVLAEAASTFKISLVKETEQGEEVLDLDKLASDTEMSPIIKLVDTILYNAMESRSSDIHIETRERDVQVKFRIDGALYSKVDPIDIAFHQTLISRIKVMSELDIAERRIPQDGRFRVRYKGRTVDFRVSIMPTIFGEDAVIRILDKEQINESFKNLNLDVVGFDDDDLQRFRLYIKEPYGMVLVTGPTGSGKTTTLYAALNEIRNDEDKIITIEDPVEYQLHGIVQIPVNEKKGLTFARGLRSILRHDPDKIMVGEIRDEETAQIAIQSALTGHLVFTTVHANNVIDVIGRFLNMGVEPYNFVSSLNCVLAQRLVRLLCPTCRRPYEATDEELLSSGIRPSDAQGRSLFRSVGCDACNHTGYRGRSAIHELLDMSDLIREMIIERRPGSEIRRQAEKEGLSSLRESAVKKVFSGQTTLHEINRVTFVEEIRQ; from the coding sequence ATGAATGACTTCCTCGATAAGGAACCACCCGAGGTGACCGAGGCAAAGTCGCTGGCAAAACGCTACCGAATGCCGTTTATTGACCTGTTGCCGCCTGAGCAGGAATCGCCGGTGGATATTGAGGAATTGGCGGTCATTCCGGTCGATCTAATGCTACGGAATCAGTTCGTGCCGCTCCGGCGTGACGGCAACAACCTCCATGCGGCGATGGCCGATCCGACGAATCTCGAAAGGCTCGATGAGTTGGAGAACGTTCTGAATGTCCGCATCGTGCCCTACGTCGCGACTGCCGGTGCAATCGATGTTGTTCTCAGAAAAGGCGACTCGACCTCGCGTGTCTTGGCTGAGGCCGCATCGACCTTCAAGATATCGCTCGTCAAGGAGACCGAGCAGGGCGAAGAGGTGCTCGATCTCGACAAGCTGGCGTCTGACACTGAAATGTCGCCGATCATAAAGCTCGTCGACACAATACTTTACAACGCGATGGAATCGCGATCGTCAGATATTCATATCGAAACGCGCGAGCGTGATGTTCAGGTCAAATTTCGCATCGACGGGGCTCTCTACTCTAAGGTCGATCCGATCGACATAGCCTTTCACCAGACGCTGATCTCGCGCATCAAGGTTATGTCTGAGCTCGATATTGCCGAACGCCGCATCCCGCAGGACGGGCGTTTTCGGGTGCGGTACAAGGGCCGCACGGTCGATTTTCGTGTCTCAATAATGCCAACGATCTTTGGTGAGGACGCGGTTATTCGTATCCTCGACAAAGAGCAAATTAACGAGTCGTTCAAGAATCTGAATCTTGATGTCGTCGGATTTGACGATGACGATCTCCAGCGTTTTCGTCTTTATATTAAGGAACCATACGGCATGGTGCTCGTTACCGGGCCGACGGGTTCCGGTAAGACGACGACGCTCTACGCCGCTCTGAACGAGATCCGTAACGACGAGGATAAGATCATAACGATCGAGGATCCGGTCGAGTATCAGCTTCACGGGATCGTGCAGATACCGGTGAATGAGAAAAAGGGGCTGACGTTCGCTCGCGGACTTCGTTCCATCCTGCGTCACGACCCGGACAAGATAATGGTCGGCGAAATTCGTGACGAAGAAACGGCACAGATCGCCATCCAATCCGCGCTGACCGGCCACCTCGTGTTTACGACTGTTCACGCCAACAACGTGATCGACGTTATCGGCCGCTTTCTAAACATGGGCGTTGAGCCGTATAACTTTGTCTCATCGCTCAACTGCGTGCTCGCCCAGAGGCTCGTTCGCTTGCTTTGCCCGACTTGCAGACGTCCTTACGAGGCGACTGACGAAGAACTGCTGTCGTCCGGTATCCGTCCATCCGACGCACAAGGCCGGTCATTATTTCGGAGCGTCGGGTGTGACGCCTGTAATCACACCGGCTACCGAGGCCGCTCCGCGATCCATGAATTACTTGACATGTCGGATCTCATCCGCGAAATGATCATCGAGCGCCGGCCGGGCTCGGAGATCCGCCGACAGGCCGAGAAAGAAGGCCTCTCATCCTTGCGCGAATCTGCCGTCAAGAAGGTCTTTTCGGGCCAAACGACGCTGCATGAAATTAACCGCGTGACGTTTGTGGAAGAAATTCGACAATAG
- a CDS encoding aldehyde dehydrogenase family protein yields MGDKDLIAQQEARDAVEAASFAFQTVAQFDQAKIDAICDAMASVALAESARLGKLANEETGFGKAEDKREKNRFAAEDVWNAFKPLKTVGVVSDDGNVVEIASPRGVVAAIIPSTNPTSTAIYKIIIAIKSRNTIVLSPHPSAAQCIAETTRVMRDAGVKMGLPAEAVTCLTTSTIEGTETLMKHKKTAVILATGGTGLVRAAYSSGKPAFGVGPGNVPVFVERTANVEKAVADILTGTCFDNGTICASEQSVVCDAPVEVEAREQFKRQGGHFLNPAEAEAVAKILLTPQRTLNAGIVGRSAKYIADLAGISIPEGTRCLLADCGGVGRDFPWSVEKLSPTLAFFVVDGVEDGANRCQEILEFGGMGHTAGMHTQARDAAIRYGKQMPAARVVINSPTTHGAIGLTTDLPPSMTLGCGSWGGNVTSDNISPMHLMDIKRVAFETKPINEPAAVSRQPSAATFSPPKTPKREDIAAIVDSFLSKKMAAMPPPAPEPTPEPKPEPKTVVHEITPENAVQKPVPITPADFVSEDDVRRAVASGEKIYISKKTILTPSARDLGEEKEVFASV; encoded by the coding sequence ATGGGCGACAAGGACCTGATAGCTCAACAGGAAGCACGCGACGCGGTTGAGGCCGCGTCGTTTGCCTTTCAGACCGTAGCTCAGTTCGATCAGGCAAAGATCGACGCGATCTGCGATGCGATGGCGAGCGTTGCTTTGGCGGAATCCGCACGTCTGGGGAAACTCGCGAATGAGGAAACTGGCTTTGGCAAGGCCGAGGACAAACGGGAGAAGAACCGCTTTGCCGCTGAGGATGTGTGGAATGCTTTCAAGCCACTGAAGACGGTCGGCGTAGTCAGCGACGACGGTAACGTGGTCGAGATCGCCAGCCCGCGAGGTGTCGTTGCCGCGATCATCCCGTCCACAAACCCAACATCCACAGCCATTTACAAGATCATCATTGCGATCAAGTCGCGCAACACGATCGTGCTCTCACCGCACCCATCAGCCGCTCAATGCATCGCCGAGACGACCCGTGTGATGCGCGATGCGGGTGTCAAAATGGGACTACCCGCCGAAGCGGTCACATGCCTCACAACCTCGACGATCGAGGGCACCGAGACGCTGATGAAGCACAAGAAGACGGCGGTTATCCTCGCTACCGGTGGCACGGGACTCGTCCGAGCGGCATACTCGTCGGGCAAGCCTGCGTTCGGTGTCGGGCCGGGAAACGTACCGGTTTTTGTCGAGAGAACGGCGAATGTTGAAAAGGCCGTCGCTGACATCCTGACTGGAACGTGCTTTGACAACGGCACGATCTGCGCATCTGAGCAGTCCGTGGTTTGTGATGCCCCAGTCGAGGTTGAGGCGAGAGAACAGTTTAAGCGGCAGGGTGGACATTTCCTGAATCCAGCCGAAGCCGAGGCCGTTGCAAAGATCCTACTGACGCCACAGCGAACGCTAAACGCCGGGATCGTTGGCAGATCGGCGAAGTACATCGCCGACCTCGCCGGCATCTCGATTCCGGAAGGCACCCGCTGTCTGCTCGCCGATTGCGGCGGCGTCGGACGTGATTTCCCGTGGTCGGTCGAAAAACTGTCACCAACACTGGCGTTCTTTGTCGTTGACGGCGTTGAGGATGGGGCCAATCGGTGTCAGGAGATACTGGAATTTGGCGGTATGGGCCACACTGCCGGAATGCACACACAGGCTCGCGACGCGGCGATCCGATACGGGAAACAGATGCCCGCGGCACGGGTCGTTATTAATTCGCCTACAACGCACGGTGCGATCGGCCTTACGACGGATCTGCCCCCGTCGATGACCCTCGGTTGCGGTTCGTGGGGCGGCAACGTCACGTCGGACAACATCTCGCCTATGCACCTGATGGATATCAAGCGGGTCGCGTTTGAAACGAAGCCGATCAACGAGCCGGCAGCCGTCAGCCGTCAGCCGTCAGCAGCGACCTTTTCGCCGCCGAAGACGCCGAAGCGGGAAGATATTGCGGCGATAGTGGATAGTTTTTTAAGCAAGAAGATGGCAGCGATGCCGCCGCCTGCTCCGGAACCGACACCCGAACCCAAGCCAGAACCGAAAACGGTCGTTCACGAGATAACGCCGGAGAATGCCGTGCAAAAACCTGTTCCGATCACGCCTGCGGATTTCGTCAGCGAGGACGACGTCCGGCGTGCGGTCGCAAGCGGCGAGAAGATATATATTTCTAAGAAGACGATCCTAACGCCGTCGGCACGAGACCTCGGCGAGGAAAAGGAAGTGTTTGCGAGCGTTTAG
- a CDS encoding BMC domain-containing protein: MSLEALGMVETKGFVGAVEAADAMVKAANVRLIGKEYIGAGYVTIFVRGDVGAVKAATDAGAAAARRVGELISVHVIPRPHNEVERVLPKGGAVGYSPDEKALQGGGGRQLGAGAASGTGSAAGNKGKTKA, translated from the coding sequence ATGAGTTTAGAAGCTCTCGGTATGGTCGAAACAAAGGGCTTTGTCGGAGCGGTCGAGGCGGCCGATGCGATGGTAAAGGCTGCAAATGTTAGACTTATCGGTAAGGAATATATCGGCGCCGGTTACGTGACCATCTTCGTGCGCGGCGATGTCGGTGCGGTAAAGGCCGCGACCGACGCCGGTGCGGCAGCGGCAAGACGCGTGGGCGAGCTCATCAGCGTTCACGTCATTCCGCGACCGCACAACGAGGTCGAACGCGTCCTGCCCAAGGGCGGCGCGGTCGGTTACAGCCCGGACGAGAAGGCCCTTCAGGGCGGGGGCGGACGCCAGCTCGGTGCGGGTGCGGCTTCCGGCACGGGCTCGGCAGCCGGTAACAAAGGCAAAACCAAAGCATAG
- a CDS encoding BMC domain-containing protein encodes MQALGMVECFGLVAMIEAADAMVKAANVELVGYERIDAGLVTAIVRGEVGAVKAAVDAGASAARKIGTVTAVHVIPSPHNEVDQGIPVLKTGETTRKKISGSVPEKS; translated from the coding sequence ATGCAAGCTCTCGGAATGGTGGAATGTTTTGGCCTTGTGGCTATGATCGAGGCCGCCGACGCAATGGTAAAGGCTGCAAATGTCGAGCTCGTCGGCTACGAACGCATCGACGCCGGTCTTGTAACCGCAATAGTCCGCGGCGAGGTCGGCGCCGTCAAAGCCGCCGTCGACGCCGGAGCCTCTGCTGCCCGCAAGATCGGCACCGTCACCGCCGTCCACGTTATCCCGAGCCCGCACAACGAAGTCGATCAGGGCATTCCAGTCCTCAAGACCGGCGAAACGACGCGCAAGAAGATCTCAGGCTCCGTCCCAGAGAAGAGTTGA
- a CDS encoding type II secretion system F family protein, with the protein MTEFICRLGTPSGEIVTRIVEAAAASDARARLENEGFKVFAVSNASEGLSAVLSSASRKGRVKQADFLLFNQQLSALLRAGIPILQAIGLLKTRSATANLRAVLVDVEDKIKNGIPLSEAFESQGMFPRIYTASILAGERSGALDDVLARFVTYLKRSVGVSRKLRGALAYPAFLLLASTMMVAFLTLYIVPRMSDLFKSLAAKSYAADGHADRAVDIERDHQQYLLACPAATDSRAGDICVAPHSGR; encoded by the coding sequence ATGACCGAATTTATCTGCCGGCTAGGTACGCCGTCGGGGGAAATCGTTACGCGGATCGTTGAGGCGGCTGCCGCCTCGGACGCTCGCGCTCGGCTCGAGAATGAGGGCTTTAAGGTGTTTGCGGTGTCAAACGCCAGCGAAGGGCTCTCTGCTGTCCTTTCGTCTGCCAGCCGCAAAGGCCGCGTCAAGCAGGCAGATTTTCTTCTCTTCAATCAGCAACTATCGGCATTGCTCCGTGCCGGTATCCCCATCCTGCAGGCTATCGGACTGCTCAAAACACGCTCGGCCACGGCGAATCTGCGTGCAGTGCTCGTCGATGTCGAAGACAAGATCAAGAACGGCATACCGCTATCTGAGGCGTTTGAGTCTCAGGGAATGTTTCCCCGCATATACACGGCGTCGATCCTCGCGGGAGAGCGGAGCGGCGCCCTGGATGACGTTCTGGCCAGGTTTGTAACGTATCTCAAACGCAGTGTCGGTGTCTCGCGCAAACTGCGCGGGGCTCTGGCGTATCCGGCGTTCCTGCTTCTTGCATCGACGATGATGGTGGCGTTTTTGACGCTCTATATCGTTCCCCGAATGTCGGATCTGTTCAAGAGCCTTGCAGCGAAATCGTACGCTGCCGACGGTCACGCTGATCGTGCTGTGGATATCGAACGCGATCATCAACAATATTTATTGGCTTGCCCCGCTGCTACTGATAGTCGGGCTGGCGATATTTGCGTGGCTCCGCACTCAGGCCGGTAA